The following are encoded together in the Lactuca sativa cultivar Salinas chromosome 1, Lsat_Salinas_v11, whole genome shotgun sequence genome:
- the LOC111920186 gene encoding transcription factor ICE1 isoform X1, with the protein MNDNNEGNEFNNLNSFKALLEVEEDNNNNNNWYLPHHNHHESNLDFPPNSPLLFQNFDPTHAQYFLPQKVTVSDNPLDAGYDVETGFLGMHRGNDGLSEFGALPLVSQTQMLIPHLTSSDPQFATTQFGFPSVGPFENLQPTLFEKRAALRRNLNDTNGGGGGNLGVLVDVDNMSFDDSGLNYDSDELTENTNNNGIQIGGGESSNPNSTTSGGGGGGNRKGKRKGFPAKNLMAERRRRKKLNDRLYLLRSVVPNISKMDRASILGDAIEYLKNLLQKVSDLNQELESIPSSSSSMVPAAATGFHPLTPPAATIPSCIKEEGFPTATLSPTGQPIRIEVKQREGRAMNIHMFCSRRPGLLLSVTRTLDNLGLDIQQAVISCFNGFALDVFKAEQCNEGQELQPDQIKAMLLESAGYHGVA; encoded by the exons ATGAACGACAACAATGAAGGAAATGAATTCAACAATTTGAATTCATTCAAAGCTCTGCTTGAAGTTGAAGaagataacaacaacaacaacaattggTACTTACCACACCATAATCACCATGAAAGCAACCTCGATTTCCCCCCTAATTCACCCTTACTTTTCCAGAACTTTGACCCGACCCATGCCCAatactttttacctcaaaaagtcACTGTTTCTGACAACCCGTTAGACGCGGGTTACGATGTGGAAACTGGTTTTCTGGGTATGCATAGAGGAAACGATGGGTTATCGGAATTTGGTGCATTGCCATTGGTGTCACAAACCCAAATGCTTATTCCTCATTTAACCTCTTCCGATCCTCAGTTTGCAACAACCCAATTTGGTTTTCCAAGTGTTGGACCCTTTGAGAATTTACAGCCAACTCTGTTTGAGAAAAGAGCTGCTCTCAGAAGGAATTTAAATGATACAAATGGCGGAGGTGGAGGGAATTTGGGGGTTTTAGTTGATGTGGATAACATGAGTTTTGATGATTCTGGTCTGAATTATGATTCCGATGAGTTAACAGAAAACACCAACAATAATGGGATTCAAATTGGCGGTGGGGAGAGCTCCAATCCTAACAGCACCACCAGCGGCGGAGGAGGCGGAGGGAATCGGAAAGGTAAGAGAAAAGGGTTCCCGGCAAAGAATTTAATGGCGGAAAGGCGACGTAGGAAGAAGCTTAATGATAGACTCTACTTGCTGAGGTCTGTGGTACCAAATATCAGCAAG ATGGATAGGGCTTCGATTCTCGGAGATGCTATCGAGTACCTGAAAAATCTTCTACAGAAAGTCAGTGATCTTAACCAAGAACTTGAGTCGATCCCATCAAGCTCTTCTTCCATGGTCCCTGCCGCCGCCACCGGATTCCACCCGCTAACCCCGCCTGCCGCCACTATCCCGTCATGCATCAAGGAGGAGGGTTTCCCCACAGCCACCCTCTCCCCCACCGGACAACCAATTAGG ATTGAAGTGAAGCAAAGAGAAGGGAGGGCGATGAATATACACATGTTTTGTAGCCGGAGGCCAGGGCTGTTGCTTTCAGTGACAAGAACTCTTGATAATCTTGGTTTAGACATTCAACAAGCTGTTATCAGTTGCTTCAATGGCTTTGCGCTTGATGTTTTCAAAGCTGAG CAGTGTAATGAAGGTCAAGAATTGCAACCTGATCAAATCAAGGCAATGTTATTGGAATCTGCTGGATACCATGGTGTCGCGTAG
- the LOC111920186 gene encoding transcription factor ICE1 isoform X2 has product MNDNNEGNEFNNLNSFKALLEVEEDNNNNNNWYLPHHNHHESNLDFPPNSPLLFQNFDPTHAQYFLPQKVTVSDNPLDAGYDVETGFLGMHRGNDGLSEFGALPLVSQTQMLIPHLTSSDPQFATTQFGFPSVGPFENLQPTLFEKRAALRRNLNDTNGGGGGNLGVLVDVDNMSFDDSGLNYDSDELTENTNNNGIQIGGGESSNPNSTTSGGGGGGNRKGKRKGFPAKNLMAERRRRKKLNDRLYLLRSVVPNISKMDRASILGDAIEYLKNLLQKVSDLNQELESIPSSSSSMVPAAATGFHPLTPPAATIPSCIKEEGFPTATLSPTGQPIRIEVKQREGRAMNIHMFCSRRPGLLLSVTRTLDNLGLDIQQAVISCFNGFALDVFKAECNEGQELQPDQIKAMLLESAGYHGVA; this is encoded by the exons ATGAACGACAACAATGAAGGAAATGAATTCAACAATTTGAATTCATTCAAAGCTCTGCTTGAAGTTGAAGaagataacaacaacaacaacaattggTACTTACCACACCATAATCACCATGAAAGCAACCTCGATTTCCCCCCTAATTCACCCTTACTTTTCCAGAACTTTGACCCGACCCATGCCCAatactttttacctcaaaaagtcACTGTTTCTGACAACCCGTTAGACGCGGGTTACGATGTGGAAACTGGTTTTCTGGGTATGCATAGAGGAAACGATGGGTTATCGGAATTTGGTGCATTGCCATTGGTGTCACAAACCCAAATGCTTATTCCTCATTTAACCTCTTCCGATCCTCAGTTTGCAACAACCCAATTTGGTTTTCCAAGTGTTGGACCCTTTGAGAATTTACAGCCAACTCTGTTTGAGAAAAGAGCTGCTCTCAGAAGGAATTTAAATGATACAAATGGCGGAGGTGGAGGGAATTTGGGGGTTTTAGTTGATGTGGATAACATGAGTTTTGATGATTCTGGTCTGAATTATGATTCCGATGAGTTAACAGAAAACACCAACAATAATGGGATTCAAATTGGCGGTGGGGAGAGCTCCAATCCTAACAGCACCACCAGCGGCGGAGGAGGCGGAGGGAATCGGAAAGGTAAGAGAAAAGGGTTCCCGGCAAAGAATTTAATGGCGGAAAGGCGACGTAGGAAGAAGCTTAATGATAGACTCTACTTGCTGAGGTCTGTGGTACCAAATATCAGCAAG ATGGATAGGGCTTCGATTCTCGGAGATGCTATCGAGTACCTGAAAAATCTTCTACAGAAAGTCAGTGATCTTAACCAAGAACTTGAGTCGATCCCATCAAGCTCTTCTTCCATGGTCCCTGCCGCCGCCACCGGATTCCACCCGCTAACCCCGCCTGCCGCCACTATCCCGTCATGCATCAAGGAGGAGGGTTTCCCCACAGCCACCCTCTCCCCCACCGGACAACCAATTAGG ATTGAAGTGAAGCAAAGAGAAGGGAGGGCGATGAATATACACATGTTTTGTAGCCGGAGGCCAGGGCTGTTGCTTTCAGTGACAAGAACTCTTGATAATCTTGGTTTAGACATTCAACAAGCTGTTATCAGTTGCTTCAATGGCTTTGCGCTTGATGTTTTCAAAGCTGAG TGTAATGAAGGTCAAGAATTGCAACCTGATCAAATCAAGGCAATGTTATTGGAATCTGCTGGATACCATGGTGTCGCGTAG